Proteins encoded within one genomic window of Drosophila willistoni isolate 14030-0811.24 chromosome XL unlocalized genomic scaffold, UCI_dwil_1.1 Seg141, whole genome shotgun sequence:
- the LOC6641489 gene encoding serine/arginine repetitive matrix protein 2 isoform X7 codes for MELEVDLGAIQSEELLRKMWQQSEDSERKKQIRSHLYKLRESRLRNLYRHDQLAADIMSEPNSNTLAGSYGKDPLATSHGDALLDQNFQSLKSKEVRDSMSPTHEIKFHSMSLTQPNTTGWDVQTSSEVSPDGRAYRTETLAKTDGVEKLNGGGIAEFKGRNEQRSSASHQGDDKNFVKKASESSSTQLQENVVFGDDTSGRTEMKMSSTTSSSTSKVVSSSSSSTVEYGNGDDNSPRYLLNEQATPSRNPHHQQQQQQQQYNQQLHQQQQQRDWEEHQRIQEQRIQEQRHQEHRQQEQLRQQEQLRQQEERYSESREQSNSTKNVSTQQHYEENKRYVDMDKASPEYQRHVQHLMAQPGEIISNTVEYPKPNVKMITTVKRLPDGTIVKNKRYETEQLSPTKETAGPRDHPRDMVDSAAPTVRRRPSGNEVDEHVTQSQSFSSVKKSSRRFSTETTSETIQETHDDREHEQPRQQIKAPSPGRQDFSTQGFPSVRPNKPTQEFQGQRPSTPQSPRQQPTTNSFSTHGFPSVKPNIATQEYPSQRPSSALSGEEVIVVKSEKSRNVKQHTSSEHTIETEYAGDDQPQAPSSIRSKPQAQLRASTPSWEQAPASPRRSDVREDFSTHGFPSVRSDQTDGEVIHHVTKTVSRNHSATHKTNAERVIETEVEEPEQQQRRRPQQLNAPNKAQYTGPRSPTRRSPTRKPSGQASPSAPGQTNRSGRPGSESTTSTTSSTVTRRQLQKEREVDAAHRAFAASLRSSSPAESNISVGSHSTHPRRDSGRDSAEPQRLTPRSSISSSRTYRRDAREGSHDSHAPSESSRISSTTVTRHAAPASHVTTTSTTKSVGKNVVTKQQQQHHTVVKSRNVQGSNETIDLMPQRLQKSPSPTSGTTKITTTKTTTTTQVTAPSPAPAPATASASAPTKPSEAPLASPSVGSNEPSKVPDNNLSQYTYTTTKPGDIFSLPPTSPTSTINNNNNEPTITTTTTTIPKRTNNNNKNTPLTTSKNSQNSDTTETIIKTKLSTNEATSTAAPVEEPPCVKRHYYKVGPSVKEVPDPVPVPVTNATAVTSSETVAKPKERPSSRPSIDEDGPVRLSSKSKSPSIERRPVQRETTFESPKKRPEDVSFINEQETVIRVTTTNSEVRDKSGSPLPRPRSRPGSPEKQPTQELPRSVSPEKTKPTTQNIDRAQSPAGHSSPVPRRSKDFSGPNTLEKPHSRQQVPAYAETVELTSQTKQKTLEKVQPDRESPIRGPTDRKSKSPEKILTEKPKTQSPRVSSERVIQISDNRKPTETEEDTLFRTTINETIKTTTKNLNEEFITNERQSQPQPQSKTHPTETPKPNLEEAPESPDGGFYSKSPNPEPESEPAKPTYRKKGLTRRETFEDRCRKILGMEEDGDTQGNYTAKPNNDESDDDGVDDDDEETTSEVVEQTETETIQVKVEDCLDDDDDEDKARRVTETFVVRTQPIIKIEDDQPQLSEVTVELVSEPEELMEPSQKTIDNTEEMTINEETTIVINKRPSKSPSVERKAPAPAPSLVQPSSVPRSPSPGTSFVAKKVISTDKTVVEKSTKSLPDKKQPSDLRSTNVTKIPLESKPSTMKKQPYDDEPNQSEPKMKTPTERRNSRNTSTTSTSTTSTSTKTSSVKQTALKEPQPTTTPSKGPSARSPRKESLPRRETAKRDSVVEETRTNTKTKSSVTKPNELSPLPSSIKDRLRSSPRKQRPQISDNVDGESSSPDGSPTRPATTERRRSSNISVHTEIIIDHTAPKTPSPRVERKSVSKVNPTRKPFPVVERKESAPVPRVTKRDKDKVTRSTSENVIKVVNGKPSKPTVEMSTLRPHTNRTTKCFTTKTINLSEQISNNELDMENVIIDIQQAKSSREPSPDRIVPTPVPAELDTGKPRYPDVVQEPEDEPRKKPIVTNIPIFEEEANSYVGYQISELRTSNGIEDDILDNPTVEAPQSLDYPTSSSRNTIVNDIVEDECLLSVHEKVSKFTHSAEQVKQPKSSTPFTRQFDEHTKVSASDECLLSINQKVDKFLKTAENITKQPITPTRDIERPNYEDLDDELRQDDCTLSVSQKVYKFIDTAEKLAPTVPQKSPGLVANIERHISRQSEPELEDESEPENPIDSDTDVEKKSPLDEEELTPMSKNHTTALELKRQKDILNRPSVFGKTQPQPSKPRSNPTTAFINEERKSQSVNQRTSTTTTRQTTSPSKSPSRSTRPSLAQTRPKQPTQVSATDSGRDTKSPTKQMEHISQQQWVHNDVDIEVEEVGPAPGAYKARLSQHVPARWPHVEMSLKRLHRHRQDQLVQAQSPMDVVLPTWITLKVLWNTYVVILWKLTRPIIHANPPLRTNPTVSHVIRIHLLNSMCPLSGNPPRRLVASVKGSNRSIWKSKRYSICRSWNNF; via the exons ATGGAATTGGAGGTTGATTTGGGTGCTATACAAAGTGAGGAATTGCTAAGGAAAATG TGGCAGCAATCCGAGGACAGTGAACGCAAGAAGCAAATACGATCGCATCTTTACAAGTTACGCGAATCACGTTTGAGGAATTTATATAGACACGATCAGTTAGCGGCGGACATAATGTCGGAGCCCAATTCAAACACTTTGGCTGGATCGTATGGCAAGGATCCATTGGCCACCAGTCATGGCGATGCCTTGCTGGATCAGAATTTTCAGAGTCTCAAGTCGAAGGAGGTGCGCGATTCAATGAGTCCAACACACGAGATCAAGTTTCACTCGATGAGCCTAACCCAACCGAATACAACCGGATGGGATGTGCAGACCTCATCGGAGGTTAGTCCCGATGGACGAGCCTATCGCACGGAAACATTGGCCAAGACAGACG GTGTTGAAAAGCTCAATGGTGGCGGCATTGCGGAATTTAAGGGTCGCAACGAGCAGCGTTCGAGTGCCTCGCATCAGGGCGATGACAAGAACTTTGTTAAGAAGGCCTCGGAGAGCTCCAGCACTCAATTGCAAGAAAATGTTGTCTTTGGTGACGACACAAGCGGTCGCACCGAAATGAAGATGAGCTCAACAACATCGTCTTCCACATCCAAGGTggtttcatcatcatcatcctcgaCGGTCGAGTATGGTAATGGTGATGATAACTCTCCGCGTTATTTGCTAAATGAACAGGCCACTCCTAGTCGTAACcctcatcatcagcagcagcagcagcagcaacaatataATCAGCAGTtacatcaacagcaacaacagcgaGATTGGGAAGAACACCAGCGTATCCAGGAGCAACGCATCCAGGAACAGCGTCATCAAGAACATCGCCAGCAGGAGCAACTACGTCAGCAGGAGCAACTACGTCAGCAGGAGGAACGTTACTCTGAAAGCCGTGAGCAATCCAACAGTACCAAGAACGTTTCCACCCAACAACACTATGAGGAAAATAAGCGCTATGTAGACATGGACAAGGCATCACCCGAATATCAGCGTCATGTCCAACATCTTATGGCTCAACCGGGTGAGATTATCTCGAATACTGTGGAGTACCCCAAGCCGAATGTGAAAATGATTACAACCGTGAAACGTTTGCCCGATGGCACCATTGTCAAGAACAAGCGCTATGAGACCGAACAGTTGTCCCCAACAAAGGAGACGGCCGGACCACGTGATCACCCTCGTGATATGGTGGATAGTGCTGCGCCAACAGTTCGTCGTCGTCCATCGGGCAACGAGGTGGATGAGCATGTTACCCAGTCGCAAAGTTTCTCTTCTGTCAAGAAGTCGAGTCGTCGTTTTTCCACAGAAACCACTTCGGAGACCATTCAGGAAACCCACGATGATCGTGAGCATGAGCAGCCAAGGCAGCAAATTAAAGCTCCATCGCCAGGTCGTCAGGATTTTAGCACTCAGGGGTTTCCATCGGTGAGACCGAATAAGCCCACTCAAGAGTTTCAGGGTCAACGACCTTCAACCCCTCAGTCGCCACGTCAACAACCAACGACAAACTCCTTTTCCACACACGGATTTCCCTCGGTGAAACCCAATATTGCCACACAGGAGTATCCCAGTCAGCGGCCATCTAGTGCCCTGAGCGGTGAAGAGGTCATTGTGGTGAAATCTGAGAAGAGTCGTAATGTCAAGCAGCACACGAGCTCAGAGCATACAATTGAAACGGAATATGCTGGCGATGATCAGCCTCAGGCTCCCTCGTCGATCCGATCGAAACCACAGGCTCAATTAAGGGCATCAACCCCCAGCTGGGAGCAAGCGCCGGCAAGTCCAAGACGTTCAGATGTACGCGAAGATTTCAGCACTCATGGCTTTCCATCCGTACGTTCGGATCAGACGGATGGCGAGGTAATCCATCATGTCACCAAGACGGTAAGTCGTAATCACAGCGCCACGCATAAGACCAATGCAGAGCGTGTCATTGAGACCGAGGTGGAGGAGCccgagcagcagcagcgtcgCCGACCACAGCAGCTAAATGCCCCCAACAAGGCACAATACACTGGACCCCGGTCACCCACACGTCGCTCACCGACACGCAAGCCAAGTGGCCAAGCCTCACCGTCGGCACCAGGCCAGACCAATCGATCGGGTCGCCCTGGATCAGAGTCCACGACAAGTACAACTTCTTCAACGGTGACGCGTCGCCAATTGCAAAAGGAGCGGGAAGTTGATGCCGCGCATCGCGCCTTTGCCGCTTCTCTGCGCAGTAGCTCACCAGCGGAAAGCAACATCTCCGTTGGATCACATTCCACGCATCCACGACGCGATAGTGGACGCGACTCGGCAGAGCCACAGCGTTTGACGCCACGCTCGAGCATCTCCTCAAGCCGTACATATCGCCGTGATGCGCGCGAGGGCTCCCATGACAGTCATGCCCCGTCCGAATCGAGTCGCATTAGCTCGACGACGGTGACACGCCATGCCGCGCCAGCCAGCCACGttaccaccaccagcaccaccaaaAGTGTGGGTAAAAACGTTGTTaccaagcagcagcagcagcatcacaCTGTTGTGAAATCCCGTAATGTGCAAGGTTCTAACGAAACAATTGATCTTATGCCGCAGCGTTTGCAAAAATCCCCGTCTCCGACGAGCGGAACGACCAAAATAACGACCACTAAAACGACAACAACCACTCAAGTAACGGCTCCTTCCCCTGCACCGGCACCGGCAacggcatcggcatcggcacCAACTAAACCATCAGAGGCACCATTAGCCAGTCCATCAGTCGGCAGTAATGAACCGTCCAAAGTCCCAG ATAACAACCTATCACAGTATACGTATACTACTACTAAGCCAGGCGATATATTCTCTTTGCCACCTACTTCTCCTACTTCTActattaacaacaacaacaatgaaccAACTataactacaactacaactacaatcccaaaaagaaccaacaacaacaacaagaacacaCCACTAACCACCTCCAAGAACAGCCAGAACTCCGACACCACCGAAACAATCATTAAAACAAAGCTGAGCACAAATGAAGCTACCTCAACAGCTGCCCCTGTGGAAGAGCCACCGTGCGTTAAGCGACACTACTATAAGGTCGGTCCGTCCGTTAAGGAGGTCCCAGATCCGGTTCCGGTTCCGGTAACGAATGCAACAGCGGTGACAAGTTCAGAGACCGTTG CAAAGCCCAAAGAACGCCCTAGCAGCAGGCCCAGCATCGATGAGGATGGCCCAGTCAGGCTCAGCTCGAAATCCAAGTCGCCGAGCATCGAACGTCGACCTGTGCAGCGCGAAACAACTTTTGAAAGTCCCAAGAAGCGTCCAGAGGATGTTTCGTTCATCAATGAGCAGGAAACTGTGATTCGGGTGACCACCACAAACAGCGAGGTGAGAGACAAGTCTGGCAGTCCATTGCCTCGCCCTCGTTCACGTCCAGGTAGTCCCGAAAAACAACCCACCCAAGAGTTGCCACGTTCTGTCAGTCCTGAGAAAACAAAGCCAACAACCCAAAATATCGACAGGGCTCAGTCACCAGCAGGACACAGCAGCCCAGTGCCGAGGCGTTCCAAGGATTTTTCAGGTCCAAACACTCTCGAAAAGCCCCATTCACGTCAACAAGTGCCGGCTTATGCTGAAACGGTTGAGTTAACAAGTCAAACTAAGCAAAAAACGCTCGAAAAAGTCCAACCAGATCGAGAAAGTCCTATTCGTGGCCCAACAGACCGAAAATCCAAAAGCCCTGAGAAAATTTTGACGGAAAAACCCAAGACACAATCGCCAAGAGTGAGTTCGGAACGAGTAATTCAAATTTCAGACAATCGCAAACCAACGGAAACGGAGGAGGACACTCTATTCCGTACTACCATAAACGAAACCATTAAGACCACAACGAAAAATCTAAACGAAGAGTTTATAACGAACGAGCGTCAGAGTCAGCCCCAGCCCCAGTCCAAAACCCACCCAACAGAGACACCAAAACCCAATTTGGAAGAGGCTCCAGAAAGCCCCGATGGCGGTTTCTACTCAAAGAGTCCAAATCCTGAACCTGAAAGTGAGCCAGCTAAACCTACTTACCGGAAAAAGGGTCTAACCCGTAGAGAAACTTTTGAGGATCGTTGTCGCAAAATCTTAGGCATGGAAGAAGATGGCGATACACAGGGTAACTATACAGCGAAACCCAATAATGATGAAAGTGATGACGATggtgttgatgatgatgatgaagagaCAACCAGCGAAGTGGTGGAACAAACCGAGACGGAAACTATACAGGTAAAAGTTGAAGATTGtctggatgatgatgatgatgaagataaGGCTCGTCGTGTGACAGAGACATTTGTCGTGCGTACTCAGCCAATTATCAAGATTGAGGATGATCAACCTCAACTTAGTGAGGTGACAGTGGAATTAGTCAGTGAGCCTGAAGAATTGATGGAACCATCACAAAAAACCATTGATAATACCGAAGAGATGACCATCAATGAAGAAACGACAATTGTTATCAATAAACGTCCCTCAAAGTCACCATCAGTGGAGCGTAAGGCTCCGGCTCCGGCACCGTCTTTAGTGCAGCCAAGTTCAGTTCCAAGAAGCCCCTCGCCAGGGACAAGTTTCGTGGCAAAAAAGGTTATCAGCACAGATAAAACCGTTGTAGAAAAGAGCACCAAATCTTTGCCTGATAAAAAACAACCTAGTGATTTGCGATCCACAAATGTCACTAAGATTCCCTTGGAAAGCAAACCATCTACCATGAAGAAGCAGCCATACGATGATGAGCCAAACCAGAGCGAACCCAAAATGAAGACCCCCACTGAGAGACGTAACTCACGAAATACATCGACAACAAGCACTTCGACTACTAGTACATCGACCAAAACTTCGTCGGTTAAGCAAACTGCATTGAAGGAACCGCAACCAACTACAACCCCCTCCAAAGGTCCCAGCGCTAGGAGCCCACGCAAGGAATCTTTGCCAAGGCGAGAAACCGCCAAGCGTGACTCTGTAGTAGAAGAGACACGCACGAATACTAAAACAAAGTCATCAGTCACAAAACCGAACGAATTAAGCCCCTTGCCCTCATCGATCAAGGATCGTCTTCGCTCTTCGCCTCGCAAACAGAGACCCCAAATATCCGACAACGTGGATGGAGAATCTTCTTCACCCGATGGTAGTCCGACACGTCCAGCAACCACGGAACGTCGCCGATCCAGTAACATTTCCGTACACACTGAGATCATCATAGATCACACGGCTCCCAAGACACCCTCACCACGAGTTGAGCGAAAATCCGTATCGAAAGTCAATCCAACACGTAAACCATTCCCAGTCGTTGAGCGGAAAGAGTCAGCACCAGTGCCGCGGGTTACCAAACGTGACAAGGACAAGGTGACTCGTTCCACCAGCGAAAATGTGATCAAAGTGGTAAATGGCAAACCAAGTAAGCCGACTGTGGAAATGAGCACATTGCGCCCTCATACAAACCGCACCACAAAGTGCTTTACCACAAAGACCATCAACTTATCGGAACAGATCAGCAATAACGAGCTGGATATGGAGAATGTCATTATCGATATACAACAGGCGAAGAGCTCGAGAGAACCATCACCGGATCGCATAGTGCCAACACCAGTGCCAGCCGAACTGGACACTGGTAAGCCCCGTTATCCGGATGTTGTCCAAGAGCCAGAGGATGAGCCCCGTAAGAAACCCATTGTCACCAATATACCAATCTTCGAGGAAGAGGCCAATTCATATGTGGGCTATCAGATATCTGAGTTGCGTACCTCCAATGGCATCGAAGATGATATACTAGATAACCCCACTGTGGAGGCTCCTCAAAGTTTGGATTATCCCACCAGCAGTAGCCGTAATACCATCGTAAATGACATCGTTGAGGACGAATGCCTGCTGAGTGTGCATGAGAAGGTATCCAAATTTACGCACTCCGCCGAGCAGGTGAAGCAACCGAAATCCTCGACACCTTTTACTCGTCAGTTCGATGAACATACCAAGGTGTCGGCAAGTGATGAGTGTTTGCTTTCGATCAATCAAAAGGTGGATAAGTTTTTGAAGACAGCGGAGAATATAACCAAGCAACCGATAACACCGACTCGTGACATAGAGCGTCCGAATTATGAGGACCTGGACGATGAGTTGCGTCAAGATGACTGCACCTTGAGTGTCTCACAAAAGGTATACAAATTCATTGATACTGCCGAGAAATTGGCACCCACTGTACCACAAAAGTCACCCGGATTGGTGGCTAACATTGAGCGTCATATATCCAGACAGAGTGAACCCGAATTGGAAGACGAATCAGAGCCAGAGAATCCAATAGATTCTGATACAGATGTAGAAAAGAAAAGTCCGCTCGATGAAGAGGAACTTACGCCCATGTCCAAGAATCATACGACAGCCTTAGAGCTGAAGCGGCAAAAGGATATTCTCAATCGTCCATCAGTATTTGGCAAAACGCAGCCGCAGCCGAGTAAACCTCGTAGTAATCCAACCACTGCTTTTATCAATGAAGAGCGCAAATCTCAGAGTGTAAATCAACggacatcaacaacaacaaccaggcAAACAACTAGTCCTTCAAAGTCACCAAGTCGCTCTACACGTCCTTCGCTTGCCCAAACCCGTCCCAAGCAACCAACCCAAGTCAGTGCCACAGATTCGGGAAGGGACACCAAGAGCCCAACAAAGCAAATGGAGCATATAAGCCAACAACAATGGGTTCACAATGATGTAGATATCGAGGTAGAGGAGGTGGGACCTGCTCCCGGTGCTTATAAG GCCAGGTTAAGCCAACACGTTCCAGCACGGTGGCCTCACGTCGAAATGTCTTTGAAAAGGCTTCATCGCCATCGCCAAGACCAACTAGTCCAAGCACAGAGCCCAATGGACGTCGTCCTTCCTACATGGATCACACTAAAAGTTCTCTGGAACACATACGTCGTGATTCTTTGGAAATTAACAAGACCCATTATTCACGCAAATCCTCCATTGAGGACGAACCCAACGGTGAGCCACGTAATCCGAATACATCTGTTAAATTCGATGTGCCCACTAAGCGGCAATCCACCAAGACGTCTAGTAGCATCAGTGAAGGGGTCAAACAGATCGATTTGGAAATCGAAGAGATATTCGATCTGCAGATCTTGGAACAACTTTTAG